In Hemicordylus capensis ecotype Gifberg chromosome 3, rHemCap1.1.pri, whole genome shotgun sequence, one DNA window encodes the following:
- the STK32C gene encoding serine/threonine-protein kinase 32C isoform X2 → MYAMKYMNKQQCIERDEVRNVFRELEILQEIEHVFLVNLWYSFQDEEDMFMVVDLLLGGDLRYHLQQNVQFTEETVKLYICEMASALDYLRSQHIIHRDVKPDNILLDEQGHAHLTDFNIATIIRDGERATALAGTKPYMAPEIFHSFLNGGTGYSFEVDWWSLGVMAYELLRGWRPYDIHSNSPVESLVQLFSTVSVQYTATWSKDMVALLRKLLTVNPEHRFSSLADIQTSSYLSNTDWDEICEKKVEPGFVPNKGRLHCDPTFELEEMILESRPLHKKKKRLAKNKSRDNSKDSSQSENDYLQECLEAIQQDFVIFNRERLKKSPDQVNESISPPETTDEAETETESEHSNLNMCSSVCSSTGSS, encoded by the exons ATGTATGCCATGAAGTATATGAACAAACAGCAGTGCATTGAAAGAGATGAAGTTCGGAATGTGTTTAGAGAACTTGAGATCCTGCAGGAAATTGAGCATGTCTTCTTGGTGAATCTCTG GTACTCATTTCAGGATGAAGAAGATATGTTTATGGTGGTGGATTTACTTCTGGGGGGTGATCTACGTTATCATCTCCAGCAAAATGTGCAATTTACTGAGGAAACAGTGAAGCTCTACATTTGTGAGATGGCATCAGCCTTGGATTATTTACGCAGTCAGCATATTATTCACAG AGACGTGAAACCAGACAATATTCTCCTTGATGAGCAAG GCCATGCACACCTTACAGATTTTAATATTGCAACAATCATCCGAGATGGTGAAAGAGCTACTGCTCTAGCTGGAACCAAGCCGTATATGG CTCCTGAAATCTTTCATTCCTTTCTGAATGGTGGAACAGGCTACTCCTTTGAAGTTGACTGGTGGTCCTTGGGAGTGATGGCATATGAGCTCCTTCGTGGATGG AGACCTTATGACATCCACTCCAACAGCCCAGTGGAATCTTTAGTTCAGCTGTTCAGCACTGTAAGTGTCCAGTACACAGCAACATGGTCAAAAGACATGGTGGCATTATTAAGAAAG CTTTTGACAGTGAACCCTGAGCATCGGTTTTCTAGCCTAGCTGATATCCAGACCTCCTCCTACTTATCTAACACGGACTGGGATGAAATCTGTGAAAAGAAAGTGGAGCCAGGCTTTGTTCCCAAT AAAGGCCGTCTGCATTGCGACCCCACCTTTGAGCTGGAAGAAATGATCCTAGAGTCAAGACCACtgcacaagaagaagaagagactTGCAAAGAATAAATCCAGAGATAATAGCAAGGACAGCTCACAGTCC GAAAATGACTATCTCCAGGAATGCCTTGAAGCAATTCAGCAAGATTTTGTCATTTTTAACAGAGAGAG GTTGAAGAAGAGCCCGGATCAAGTGAATGAGTCCATTTCTCCTCCCGAAACCACTGATGAAGCTGAGACTGAGACAGAATCTGAACATTCTAACTTGAATATGTGTAGCTCAGTATGTTCTTCCACGGGCAGCAGCTAG